One part of the Salinivirga cyanobacteriivorans genome encodes these proteins:
- a CDS encoding LolA family protein — MKLLLTWASLFVLILSTSAQQDPKAREVLDELSVATKAYSTIKAEFTSKAVNKSSDMEEEYKGELWQKGEKYKLNFMDAITYFNGEQKWVYMPDVMEVNLFSVNSDMASESIFDNPQEIFTIYEKGFKYLYKGKTKFNGEDVIEIELVPENTDLEYFKIKLYVNDAKDEIKSFKYFSKDGTRVTVTIDSFKTNIPMKDSMFAFDKSAHPDAELIDMRE; from the coding sequence ATGAAATTATTATTAACGTGGGCGAGCCTCTTTGTGCTGATTTTAAGCACTTCTGCACAACAAGATCCGAAAGCGCGTGAAGTTCTTGACGAACTAAGCGTTGCAACTAAAGCTTACTCTACAATCAAAGCTGAATTTACCTCTAAGGCAGTAAACAAAAGCTCAGATATGGAAGAGGAATACAAAGGTGAGCTTTGGCAAAAAGGCGAAAAGTATAAGCTCAACTTCATGGACGCCATAACCTATTTCAATGGTGAGCAAAAATGGGTTTATATGCCGGATGTAATGGAAGTAAACCTGTTCTCTGTTAACAGCGATATGGCTTCTGAAAGCATTTTCGATAATCCACAGGAAATATTTACCATTTATGAAAAAGGTTTTAAATACCTGTATAAGGGCAAAACTAAATTCAATGGCGAGGATGTGATCGAAATTGAGTTGGTACCCGAAAATACCGATCTTGAGTACTTTAAAATAAAGCTATATGTCAATGATGCAAAAGACGAAATTAAAAGTTTTAAATACTTTTCGAAAGATGGTACTCGTGTTACAGTAACCATTGACAGCTTTAAAACCAACATTCCTATGAAAGACTCAATGTTTGCTTTTGACAAATCAGCTCACCCCGATGCAGAATTAATCGATATGCGTGAATAG
- a CDS encoding response regulator, with product MSDKSTILLVDDDFIFLEMLKESLVDEDKYNIVGFQSGEECLNHLHLKPEIIVLDYFLNSENPNAKNGLDVLKEIKKRDSKVKVIILSGQEDGNLVYDFVRENAANYVVKDDNAFDNIKKAIENAL from the coding sequence ATGAGTGACAAAAGCACAATATTACTTGTCGATGACGATTTTATTTTTCTTGAAATGCTCAAGGAGTCGTTAGTTGATGAAGATAAATACAATATCGTTGGATTTCAATCGGGTGAAGAATGTTTGAATCACCTGCATCTTAAACCGGAGATTATAGTATTAGATTATTTCCTGAATAGTGAAAACCCAAATGCGAAGAATGGGCTTGATGTTTTAAAAGAGATTAAAAAACGTGACAGCAAAGTCAAGGTTATTATTTTATCGGGCCAGGAGGATGGAAATTTGGTTTATGATTTTGTCAGAGAAAATGCAGCAAATTATGTGGTAAAAGACGATAATGCTTTTGATAATATTAAGAAGGCTATTGAAAATGCACTATAA